In Bacteroidota bacterium, one DNA window encodes the following:
- a CDS encoding acyl-CoA carboxylase subunit beta, whose amino-acid sequence MSHRIGTPIDRSREPYSLYYDFHTNELRKLSALEATTRLGGGKKNIEKQHEKNKLTARERIDLLIDADSRFEEIGLFAAHGMYEDEGGAPSAGVVTGIGRVGGKLCVIVANDATVKAGAWFPMAGKKNLRAQEISIENRLPIIYLVDSAGVYLPMQDEIFPDKEHFGRIFRNNAVMSSMGIVQIAAIMGPCVAGGAYLPIMSDEALIVEGTGHVFLAGSALVEAAIGEKIDNESLGGARVHCEISGVTDYKMPNDQVCIETIRSIMDKMGDKPRAGFNRIASTPPLLPADDLLALLPTATNKPYDTHEVIARIVDNSEIDEYKADYGKTIVTAYARIDGWAVGIVANQRKIVKNAKGEMQVGGVIYSDSADKAARFIMNCNQQMIPLVFLQDVTGFMVGSRSEHGGIIKDGAKMVNAVANSVVPKFTFMIGNSYGAGNYAMCGKAYDPRLIFSWHNAQLAVMGGAQASKTLLTLKVATLAKHGEKITPEKEQALLAEIQQRYSDQSGPLYGAARLWTDGIIDPRRTREIISLGIEMASHNPDIPKFNPGVIQT is encoded by the coding sequence AGCTACCACACGGCTCGGGGGCGGAAAGAAAAACATTGAGAAACAGCATGAAAAAAATAAGCTAACGGCCCGTGAACGCATTGATCTGCTTATCGATGCAGATAGCAGATTCGAAGAGATCGGTCTATTTGCCGCTCACGGAATGTATGAAGATGAGGGCGGCGCTCCTTCTGCAGGCGTTGTAACCGGCATCGGCCGCGTTGGCGGGAAATTATGCGTCATCGTCGCCAACGATGCGACCGTCAAGGCCGGAGCTTGGTTTCCGATGGCTGGGAAAAAGAATTTACGGGCTCAGGAAATTTCGATCGAGAACCGTCTTCCGATCATCTATCTGGTTGATTCTGCAGGGGTTTACCTCCCAATGCAGGACGAGATCTTCCCGGATAAGGAGCATTTCGGGCGCATATTCCGCAATAACGCGGTCATGAGCAGCATGGGAATCGTCCAGATCGCTGCCATAATGGGCCCTTGCGTAGCCGGCGGGGCGTATTTGCCAATAATGTCGGACGAAGCTCTCATTGTCGAAGGCACCGGCCACGTTTTTCTCGCCGGAAGCGCGCTGGTCGAGGCGGCGATCGGAGAAAAGATCGATAACGAGTCGCTCGGGGGTGCACGCGTGCATTGTGAAATTTCCGGCGTGACCGATTACAAGATGCCAAATGATCAAGTCTGTATCGAAACAATCCGCTCGATCATGGACAAAATGGGTGATAAACCGCGAGCCGGTTTCAACCGAATCGCGTCCACCCCTCCCCTCCTTCCGGCTGACGACCTTCTTGCGCTCTTGCCAACAGCGACGAACAAGCCATACGACACGCATGAGGTTATTGCCCGAATTGTCGACAATTCGGAGATCGACGAATATAAAGCGGACTACGGCAAGACAATCGTCACTGCGTATGCCCGCATCGATGGTTGGGCAGTGGGGATCGTCGCAAATCAACGAAAGATTGTCAAGAACGCCAAAGGTGAAATGCAAGTCGGCGGCGTGATCTATTCCGATTCCGCTGACAAGGCCGCTCGGTTTATCATGAACTGCAATCAGCAGATGATCCCGCTTGTGTTTTTGCAGGACGTCACCGGCTTCATGGTCGGTTCGCGAAGCGAGCACGGCGGCATCATCAAAGATGGTGCAAAAATGGTGAATGCCGTTGCCAACTCCGTTGTACCGAAGTTCACGTTCATGATCGGCAACTCCTACGGAGCCGGTAATTATGCCATGTGTGGAAAGGCGTATGACCCACGGCTGATTTTTAGCTGGCACAATGCACAGCTTGCGGTGATGGGTGGTGCGCAGGCTTCGAAGACATTGTTGACACTCAAGGTCGCAACCTTGGCCAAGCACGGCGAGAAAATCACCCCGGAGAAAGAGCAAGCCCTTCTGGCCGAGATCCAGCAACGATATTCCGATCAGTCCGGTCCGTTGTATGGTGCTGCTCGCCTATGGACCGACGGGATTATCGACCCACGCCGAACACGAGAAATCATCTCGCTCGGTATCGAGATGGCCTCTCACAATCCGGACATCCCGAAGTTCAATCCGGGCGTGATCCAAACCTGA
- a CDS encoding DUF4397 domain-containing protein translates to MMKHSIRLLSLCVALGALTIGSILSGCKDTAPDPSYVDFGSIRVMHFIQCTAVRFIAYPLDNISDTVLNTPTPVTYGVSTPYVNNLSTGRGAGQTYRVVALVAGTTTELDHTDITLKPGDKWTWVLFQPDGGNYHSVKIQDLPVSNPTANTAYFRFMNVNPGGPEHLYLGDPNGTDFSGAVDFGHISDYKGIPTSFDTTVTFFVTDANNNILGRLSGVSLTSGSYHTITWGGQLDQTCRLTDFNGNHIPDDSIRVHMFDDNESGNDQLPVPVTMRYNIINALMPPNAGAHAAGFPDYTASGGLNVVINNNTVYDYKNVMPFTPLPFWGNIEQVDPDNSANKVLISDPKAIPYTGLAYIKLVKPVGQNPSFSDSILFRFYGTSARIQTDQLVSFIINDTTHSSKSAQTAVAPYDSTFAFTLPVPDQSDANSATIIFVNCLVGTKSTPTVLKGDFTIGSNTITMQPRPAGAPQPFTGIPADQQITISGKINSGAETIPDFKFSPQKGAVYEVICVGQRNRPDGNSAYAPHFMVVRTNPKW, encoded by the coding sequence ATGATGAAGCATTCTATTCGTCTTTTAAGTCTGTGTGTTGCACTGGGTGCGTTGACAATCGGATCGATACTTTCAGGGTGTAAGGACACAGCTCCCGACCCGTCGTATGTCGATTTCGGGTCGATCCGTGTCATGCATTTCATCCAGTGCACGGCCGTCCGGTTCATCGCGTATCCGTTGGACAATATCAGCGATACGGTTCTCAATACCCCCACGCCGGTGACGTACGGAGTCTCGACGCCATACGTGAATAATCTGTCGACCGGCCGCGGTGCCGGCCAGACGTACCGCGTCGTTGCACTGGTGGCTGGGACGACGACTGAACTCGATCACACCGATATTACACTCAAGCCCGGCGATAAGTGGACGTGGGTGCTTTTCCAGCCTGACGGAGGGAATTACCATTCTGTGAAGATTCAGGATCTTCCGGTCTCGAATCCGACTGCGAATACGGCGTATTTCCGTTTTATGAATGTCAACCCAGGCGGACCGGAACACCTGTACTTAGGAGATCCGAACGGAACGGACTTCAGCGGCGCTGTTGATTTCGGGCATATCTCTGACTACAAAGGCATCCCCACGAGTTTCGATACCACTGTTACGTTCTTCGTAACGGATGCGAACAATAATATTCTTGGTCGTCTTTCGGGTGTATCGCTTACCTCGGGGTCGTACCATACGATCACATGGGGAGGACAGTTGGACCAGACGTGCCGGTTGACCGATTTTAACGGAAATCATATCCCGGACGATTCTATCCGTGTCCACATGTTTGACGATAACGAAAGTGGCAATGACCAGCTTCCGGTGCCGGTGACGATGCGCTATAACATTATTAATGCGTTGATGCCCCCGAACGCCGGCGCACACGCGGCAGGCTTCCCGGACTATACAGCTTCCGGTGGTCTGAATGTCGTGATTAACAACAATACGGTGTACGATTATAAGAATGTCATGCCGTTTACCCCGCTTCCGTTTTGGGGTAATATTGAGCAAGTCGATCCGGATAATTCAGCGAACAAGGTATTAATCAGCGACCCGAAAGCAATTCCGTACACCGGCTTGGCATATATCAAATTGGTAAAGCCGGTGGGACAGAATCCGAGTTTTTCGGATAGTATTCTGTTCCGCTTCTATGGAACATCAGCACGCATTCAGACCGACCAGTTGGTATCGTTTATTATCAACGATACAACGCATTCGAGCAAGAGTGCTCAAACGGCAGTGGCTCCGTATGATTCTACGTTTGCGTTCACTCTTCCGGTGCCTGACCAGTCGGATGCCAATAGCGCGACAATTATCTTCGTGAACTGTTTAGTCGGTACAAAATCGACACCAACAGTGCTGAAGGGTGATTTCACAATCGGCTCCAATACGATTACAATGCAGCCGCGACCCGCAGGTGCTCCGCAGCCGTTCACTGGTATTCCCGCGGATCAACAAATCACTATTAGTGGGAAGATCAACTCTGGTGCTGAGACCATCCCAGACTTTAAATTTTCACCGCAAAAAGGTGCGGTCTATGAAGTCATTTGCGTAGGTCAGCGCAATCGGCCGGATGGAAATAGTGCGTATGCACCACATTTCATGGTTGTTCGCACCAACCCGAAATGGTAA
- a CDS encoding MFS transporter produces MKERLHPNIIWLGIASLFNDISGEIVTRALPLFLSATLGVSATIVGLIEGIADTTSSVLKLVSGWYSDRFRTRKGPTLFGYSLTAVARPLLFWTNTWVLPLVSRFLDRAGKGIRTAPRDALIADSVDSRNRGRAFGIQRTLDPLGAVIGALLAAAVAALFTSDSSLSISRDTFKTLIIVASVPSVISVILLALFVRDVKLHGSSGGSRQRANMRDGFSSYFKRYLLILFVFSLGMSSDAFLLLRSSAAGLHPSEIFLLVALFNLVTTVSAYPAGLIADRLGKKRVIVLGWMLYGAIYLGFAVAESSSIVSLLFVLYGLYYGLTEGVEKAFVADLVPADRRGAAYGYFNMVIGLSALPASVGFGALWQVLGPAAAFSVGAGCAVLASVLLVFLVDKK; encoded by the coding sequence ATGAAAGAACGACTCCATCCGAATATTATCTGGCTGGGTATCGCGAGCCTGTTCAATGATATTAGCGGCGAGATCGTTACTCGTGCACTCCCGCTGTTCCTTTCGGCGACGCTTGGTGTGAGCGCAACGATTGTCGGATTGATCGAAGGGATCGCTGACACGACGTCTTCTGTGCTAAAGCTCGTCTCCGGATGGTATAGCGACCGTTTCCGGACACGGAAGGGGCCGACTCTGTTTGGCTATTCGCTTACAGCAGTGGCTCGGCCACTGCTGTTTTGGACAAACACCTGGGTACTTCCGCTTGTCAGCCGTTTCCTCGACCGCGCGGGAAAGGGCATCCGGACCGCTCCGCGTGACGCCTTGATCGCCGATTCGGTCGATTCACGTAACCGAGGTCGCGCATTTGGCATTCAACGGACGCTCGATCCGCTCGGCGCAGTGATCGGCGCATTGCTCGCGGCAGCAGTGGCTGCGTTGTTTACGAGCGATTCGTCACTGTCAATCTCGCGAGACACATTTAAGACGCTGATCATTGTAGCGTCCGTCCCGTCCGTTATTTCCGTCATACTCCTTGCGCTATTCGTCCGTGATGTTAAGCTCCACGGGAGTTCCGGTGGGAGTAGGCAGCGAGCCAACATGCGAGATGGGTTCTCATCCTACTTTAAACGGTATCTGTTGATACTGTTTGTGTTCTCACTCGGGATGTCGAGCGATGCATTTCTGTTGCTGCGCTCGAGTGCTGCGGGGCTGCATCCGAGCGAGATCTTTCTGTTAGTTGCACTCTTTAACCTCGTTACGACCGTGTCGGCGTATCCTGCAGGTCTCATCGCTGACCGCCTCGGAAAGAAGCGAGTGATTGTTCTCGGATGGATGCTTTACGGAGCGATCTACCTCGGGTTTGCGGTCGCTGAATCTTCGTCGATCGTATCGCTGCTCTTTGTGCTCTACGGGCTGTATTACGGGCTTACAGAAGGGGTCGAGAAAGCATTTGTGGCCGATTTGGTGCCGGCAGACAGGCGCGGAGCGGCATATGGCTACTTCAATATGGTGATTGGTCTGAGTGCACTTCCGGCGAGTGTCGGCTTTGGGGCACTCTGGCAGGTGCTTGGTCCTGCGGCCGCGTTCTCCGTCGGTGCAGGGTGCGCTGTATTGGCGAGCGTATTGCTCGTATTCCTTGTAGATAAGAAATAA